The Candidatus Roseilinea sp. sequence GATCCGCTCCGGCGACAACTTGGCCGGCGCCCCAGTCCTCTGCGCCGTAGATGTCGGTTAGCCGCTCCGGCGTCAGGCCCTCCGGCGGGCCGTCATAGACGATTTCACCGGCGCGCAAGCCGACGATGCGCTTGACGAATAGCTGGGCAAGCGGCACGTCGTGAATGTTGATGATGACGGCCAGGCCACGCTCGCGCGCCAGCTCGGTGATCAGTCGCATGATCTGGCGCGAGGTCTTGGGGTCCAGGCTGGCCGTCGGTTCATCTACCAGCAGCATATCCGGCGATTGGATTAACGCGCGGGCGATCCCCACCCGCTGGCGCTGGCCACCGGACAGCTCATCCGCGCGCTTATCTACGAAATCGCTCAGCCCGACGCGCTCCAGCAGGGCAAACGCCTGCTCAACGTCGCGCTGTGGAAAGCGCCGGAACAAGCTCTGCCAGAAGTTGACGTAGCCCAGCCGGCCAGAGAGGACGTTCTCCATCACCGTCAGCCGCTCGACGAGCGCATACTCCTGGAAGATCATCCCGATGCGACGCCGCACCTGGCGGAGTCGTCGAGCATCCAGGGCGGTAATTTCGGTATCGTGCAGCCAGATCTTGCCGGAGGTCGGCTCCACCAGACGATTGACGCAGCGAATCAGCGTGCTCTTGCCGGCGCCGGACGGGCCGATCAACGCGACGACTTCGCCTTCGGTGACCGTGAGGTCTACCCCCCGCAGCGCGCGGTCGCCGGTGGGGTATTGCTTGACGAGCTTTTCGATGCGAAGCATAAGCTAATTGAGTTTGCGGTAGAAAGTACAAGGCGAGGGCTGTGGCACGCCTCGCCTTGTGCGTGTAGCGCTTGTCGCGTCGGTTTACGGGACGTACTTCACGCCCATCTGCTTATCAATTTCGCGGACGACGGCCCAATACTCCTTGTAGGTAATGGGGATGAATTGGGCTTCGCCGGATTTTTGGAACTCATTCTGCAGCGAGCTGCCTTCCCAGTTGAAGCTAAAGAAGGCCTCGCGCACCTTCTCGGCCAGCTTGGGGTCCAGGTTGTAGATGTGGCCATACCCCGTTGTGGGGAAGGTCTGTGAGCGATAGATCGAGCGCACCTGATCTTGTTGGATCACACCGCGTGCGATCATGCGCTTCATCACTGAGTTGGCGATGGCCGCTGCTTCGTAGTCCTTGTTCGCCACGCCGGAGA is a genomic window containing:
- the phnC gene encoding phosphonates import ATP-binding protein PhnC, whose amino-acid sequence is MLRIEKLVKQYPTGDRALRGVDLTVTEGEVVALIGPSGAGKSTLIRCVNRLVEPTSGKIWLHDTEITALDARRLRQVRRRIGMIFQEYALVERLTVMENVLSGRLGYVNFWQSLFRRFPQRDVEQAFALLERVGLSDFVDKRADELSGGQRQRVGIARALIQSPDMLLVDEPTASLDPKTSRQIMRLITELARERGLAVIINIHDVPLAQLFVKRIVGLRAGEIVYDGPPEGLTPERLTDIYGAEDWGAGQVVAGADPTQEMDPEPSPIFAAST